In Bacteroidia bacterium, a genomic segment contains:
- the pdxA gene encoding 4-hydroxythreonine-4-phosphate dehydrogenase PdxA, with the protein MNNRPILGITMGDPSGIGPEIILKALFEKQVYDDSKPVIIGDHKVINKALKLLNNDSFSINVVGNVDACLFEYGTIDVFHLELVDMEKFTIGEVSSMSGNAAFQCVKTAIELALQNKIDATITAPLNKESLNLAGFKYSGHTEIYAELTKTSDYSMMLAEGNLKVVHVSTHVSLRQACDLVKRERVLAVIELAYNACRDLGIKSPKIAVAGLNPHAGENGLFGTEEINEIMPAISDAKAKGLDASGPYPPDTIFPKAVGGFYDIVVAMYHDQGHIPLKVLGFQYDQEKQNWKAVNGINVTLGLPIIRSSVDHGTAFEIAWKQIANQSSMLQAIDYGIKLAKIRIARSQNED; encoded by the coding sequence ATGAACAATAGACCAATTTTAGGAATTACCATGGGAGATCCATCAGGTATAGGACCTGAGATTATTTTAAAAGCTCTTTTCGAAAAACAAGTATACGATGATTCAAAGCCTGTAATTATTGGAGACCATAAAGTAATCAACAAAGCCCTTAAGTTGTTAAACAATGATTCTTTTTCAATTAATGTAGTTGGTAATGTTGATGCGTGTTTATTTGAGTATGGAACTATTGATGTTTTCCATTTAGAGCTAGTAGATATGGAAAAGTTTACAATAGGTGAAGTTAGCTCAATGAGTGGTAATGCAGCGTTTCAATGTGTTAAAACAGCAATTGAATTAGCATTACAAAATAAAATTGATGCGACTATAACTGCCCCTTTAAATAAAGAATCCTTAAATTTAGCTGGTTTTAAATATTCAGGCCACACAGAAATTTATGCTGAATTAACAAAGACATCAGATTATTCAATGATGCTAGCAGAAGGGAATTTAAAAGTAGTTCACGTTTCAACACATGTTTCTTTAAGACAAGCTTGTGATTTAGTTAAAAGAGAACGTGTGTTAGCAGTAATAGAGTTAGCATACAATGCTTGTAGAGACTTAGGAATTAAAAGTCCGAAAATTGCAGTGGCTGGGCTAAATCCCCACGCAGGAGAAAATGGCTTATTTGGAACTGAAGAGATTAATGAAATAATGCCTGCTATTAGCGATGCTAAAGCAAAAGGTTTAGATGCCTCAGGTCCTTACCCTCCTGACACAATCTTTCCAAAAGCTGTTGGAGGCTTTTATGATATTGTTGTTGCTATGTACCATGATCAAGGACATATACCTTTAAAAGTTTTGGGCTTTCAATACGATCAAGAAAAACAAAACTGGAAAGCTGTTAATGGAATCAATGTAACTTTAGGGCTACCAATTATTAGGTCCTCCGTCGACCATGGAACTGCATTTGAGATTGCTTGGAAGCAAATAGCAAACCAGTCGAGTATGCTGCAAGCAATAGATTATGGAATAAAACTAGCGAAAATAAGAATAGCAAGGAGTCAAAATGAAGATTGA